The Erpetoichthys calabaricus chromosome 5, fErpCal1.3, whole genome shotgun sequence genome has a segment encoding these proteins:
- the LOC114652774 gene encoding coiled-coil domain-containing protein 96-like, translated as MEKQEQNKDEVTKDETQEDLAPTVQDTNEPENIQQGNEAIANPVQAEMIQNDEASTDTADATAANADLAATANTDSAGDATATPAPTADSTDSAISDVAQLEDKELQEPKFTTEEAGSESVEVSEQDKSESEEQQAIFPTSEISEEERPEPQPKSEEPLPIEESSGKDSKDGLLALEIDSLDQIPSNKDEEGEEEREETEELVTINHDELLQQYNMLIEEKKKITNLNVKMQEMLGKFLSRNVRRNIYEEKEKTVELEEHYLNLINNMENLKNHHTKDNEIYQLQIEDLKDIHELKNRSVESNWKVLLNLKKDILIEVLRRRQGTTAATKVGEKFHTDEQLRQLELIQMRVKNIELKHQIKKLEVAVKIKEKIEQDLHLTDFELLKIDSQSYNARIEEREAELKRSQKKIANTLQMIKNIKEKLYDMQMESIEKKSQVVDMDELVHKKQALLRKIKKRREFLRLENIKLDHKRELIGNEVLLRDFEDQFDATELLSKQLKMLRRNYNEFSRSCKAIRVKIDKPQYFDQHVQ; from the coding sequence atggAGAAGCAGGAACAAAATAAAGATGAAGTGACTAAAGATGAAACACAAGAGGATCTGGCACCCACAGTACAAGACACTAATGAACCTGAAAATATACAGCAAGGGAATGAAGCTATTGCCAATCCTGTTCAGGCTGAAATGATTCAAAATGATGAAGCTTCTACTGATACAGCAGATGCAACTGCTGCTAATGCTGATCTTGCTGCTACTGCTAATACTGATAGTGCTGGTGATGCTACTGCTACTCCTGCACCTACTGCTGATTCCACTGACAGTGCCATTTCTGATGTTGCTCAGCTTGAGGACAAAGAATTACAAGAACCAAAGTTTACAACAGAGGAAGCTGGGAGTGAGTCGGTAGAGGTAAGTGAGCAAGATAAATCAGAGAGTGAAGAGCAGCAAGCAATCTTCCCAACCAGTGAGATATCTGAAGAAGAAAGACCTGAGCCCCAGCCAAAGAGTGAAGAGCCCCTGCCCATAGAAGAAAGCAGTGGGAAGGATTCAAAGGATGGCCTTTTAGCATTAGAAATCGATTCACTGGACCAAATACCTAGCAACAAGGATGAAGAAGGCGAAGAAGAAAGggaggagacagaggaattagTTACCATAAATCATGATGAGCTCTTGCAGCAGTATAATATGTTaattgaagagaagaaaaaaataactaatttaaatgttaaaatgcaaGAGATGCTTGGAAAATTTCTCAGCCGGAATGTGAGAAGAAATATTTATGAGGAAAAGGAGAAAACTGTAGAACTGGAAGAGCATTACCTCAATCTCATTAATAATATGGAGAATTTGAAAAACCATCACACAAAAGACAACGAAATTTACCAGCTGCAAATTGAAGATCTAAAGGACATTCATGAACTGAAAAATAGATCTGTGGAAAGTAACTGGAAAGTTTTGTTAAATCTGAAAAAGGATATCCTCATAGAAGTCTTAAGAAGAAGGCAGGGCACTACAGCTGCTACTAAAGTAGGAGAAAAGTTTCACACTGATGAGCAGCTACGACAGCTTGAGCTAATACAAATGAGGGTAAAAAATATTGAGCTGAAACACCAAATTAAAAAACTGGAGGTTGCCGtgaaaatcaaggaaaagatAGAGCAAGATTTGCACCTAACAGACTTTGAGCTGCTGAAAATCGATAGCCAGTCGTACAATGCAAGAATAGAAGAGCGCGAGGCAGAGCTGAAAAGGTCACAGAAAAAAATTGCAAACACTttgcaaatgataaaaaatatcaaGGAGAAACTATATGATATGCAGATGGAAAGTATTGAGAAAAAATCCCAAGTAGTAGACATGGATGAACTTGTGCACAAAAAGCAAGCCCTTCTCaggaagataaagaaaagaaGGGAGTTCTTACGTCTGGAAAACATTAAGCTGGATCACAAGCGTGAACTGATTGGAAATGAAGTGCTACTCAGAGACTTTGAAGACCAGTTTGATGCCACTGAATTACTCAGCAAGCAGTTGAAAATGTTAAGGCGCAATTATAATGAATTTTCAAGATCGTGCAAAGCTATTAGAGTAAAAATAGATAAACCTCAGTACTTTGACCAGCATGTACAATAA
- the LOC114652775 gene encoding coiled-coil domain-containing protein 96-like has product MDKLDTQEDLTALDEQIDDDKVGNVPAAVNPVDEEVQSLIDENPETTEELDLHPTVTENEVHSEVTDATEEKAPTADLGPPLMISKTVEEEEEPKTVNKEHWTGDVKQTEDDTLQIESCPPEKILSPTGEEEIEEIEEPMTKEREELLERYTILMEEKMRVTQMNSEIQNKLVNYFCSYPAYDTQDKKQIIPLDLKKQYFACTTNIENLKKLHKEAFERSEKQVENLRTKQEKIANKVENQFKALSVKKKNILVEELRTRLGTVAALREVEKFQTNERQKETEIIHVRLDNIKIKHKNKKLYNTLRSKEEVRERVHLTDFERLKEESLTHGEKIDKRNAEVLALQNKFADTITNLTHIREKLLHTEKNTEKKKTHLVNLEAILSQKQAMIRKTKKIRDNLLEDNIVLAQQCEFLGNKVLLDDYENKMDDTVMLSQKLDALRQKYAEFKMTCQVVKNRLGKPT; this is encoded by the coding sequence ATGGATAAATTAGATACTCAGGAAGACCTAACAGCACTTGATGAGCAAATTGATGATGACAAGGTTGGTAATGTTCCTGCTGCTGTTAACCCTGTGGATGAAGAGGTGCAGTCTTTGATTGATGAGAATCCTGAAACAACAGAGGAGCTGGATCTGCATCCAACAGTAACTGAAAATGAAGTACACTCTGAAGTCACAGATGCAACTGAAGAAAAGGCACCAACTGCAGACCTGGGGCCTCCCTTAATGATAAGTAAGACTgttgaagaagaagaggaacccAAAACAGTTAACAAGGAGCATTGGACTGGAGATGTGAAACAAACAGAAGATGATACTCTTCAAATAGAAAGTTGTCCACCTGAGAAAATATTGAGCCCTACTGGTGAAGAAGAAATAGAGGAAATAGAAGAACCAATGACTAAAGAACGTGAAGAACTTCTGGAAAGATACACAATCCTAATGGAAGAGAAAATGAGGGTAACCCAGATGAACAGTGAAATCCAAAATAAACTGGTAAACTACTTCTGCAGTTATCCTGCATATGATACACAAGATAAGAAACAAATAATACCACTGGACCTGAAAAAACAATACTTTGCTTGCACCACCAACATTGAGAATCTAAAAAAACTGCACAAGGAAGCCTTTGAGAGatctgaaaaacaagtagaaaatttgaggacaaaacaggaaaaaatagcAAATAAGGTGGAAAATCAGTTTAAAGCATTGTcagtaaagaaaaagaatatcCTGGTAGAAGAGCTGAGGACTAGGTTAGGTACAGTAGCCGCTCTAAGGGAGGTGGAAAAGTTTCAAACTAATGAACGGCAGAAGGAAACTGAGATAATCCATGTGAGGCTGGACAATATTAAGATAAAGCACAAGAACAAGAAGCTGTACAACACACTTCGATCCAAAGAAGAAGTGCGAGAAAGAGTACACTTAACTGATTTTGAGCGATTGAAAGAGGAAAGCCTAACCCACGGTGAGAAAATAGACAAGCGAAATGCAGAGGTtcttgcattacaaaataaattcgcCGATACAATTACAAATCTTACACACATCAGGGAGAAGCTGCTGCACACGGAGAAGAAcactgagaagaaaaaaacacatcttgTTAACTTGGAAGCCATACTTAGTCAAAAGCAAGCCATGattagaaagacaaagaaaatcagAGACAACCTATTGGAGGACAATATTGTGCTGGCACAGCAGTGTGAGTTCCTTGGAAATAAAGTACTGCTTGatgattatgaaaataaaatggatgaCACTGTGATGTTGAGCCAGAAGCTAGATGCACTAAGACAAAAATATGCTGAATTTAAAATGACATGTCAAGTGGTCAAGAATAGACTAGGCAAGCCCACTTAA